Proteins co-encoded in one Kribbella solani genomic window:
- a CDS encoding neuraminidase-like domain-containing protein: MRRPDGGAVAGLEVRAGVRRLRSTEELGSATTGADGTYTIVFPPRGSGFDLVVEASVDGRTWSVVRPSATADEVVDLQVPGAPAPEYARAVGAVEPHLDGQQLTALTEPGDYEFLARASGVDPSQVEALAVASRHAAATGLPAEQFYGLLRMDQPSDLAALANVPASELGAALTRAADAAVIESGGNLVQELRAREAAAVTGGAGLVGQLFSKAIPDEAQRSAVVAAYLEHRDDLRAFWSAVGPEPYAARLKLTFELGALTDGDTELVGSLLERCGQVKDLVTADDLPAKVKGRLAAWFPTAYVAHRLAAAQTAQQTTERTTAIDPAAAFLADNPDFDLVGTPVNATSVPGEDARSTLAEIQRTLKIAPRFEAMQALRTQGFTSASAVVAYGPDEFADKLAGDVDVDEARRIHSRAVQVHAAAVNLVTDLRSAGQIDVPWLAPLQPLTDQIPNWEELFGSTDYCACAECRSLYSQAAYLADLLTFLRELGIDYGYPRGGEGFAEAQGDPLSSRRHDLWELKLSCDNTNLQLPYVDLVNELLETAVSPTTAVPAADRQTSGDPGQLRVRPQHVNAGAYATLRTAVYPWGLPFDLWRLQIGTALDQLGVPREALLRATSAPGADSALVVEEVLGLTKVAAQIVSGEALTPARTLPEFWGFPADTTPDSLIEDLLPVRAVLYRSGLNYADLVAVLETRFVNLQITVDPADPCNTAGMRIAQLTTDALDRMHRFVRLQRALGWLPSELDRAIAALGGGTLNRTTLAQLAAVRRLAERLDLPLERVLVLIGRFDGFTYPSVDQLPLYDRLFLDPTVVVTQPGVANPFALNATRTEVAVNGPLLDSTVTAGLLAVLQVTDEELLLLVNGPRSVTPDRTVTLDNLSALVRTVTLAKALGLSVADLLRLMELSGLTLQSVTLQTPAEAELMGGQLMRFPTPPPPVLRDQHESELQAGALPRFSAPPVTSAAAIPVDVALDRLSRLADAVQELSAFGIGDLDTILAGSLTGVPDDGQLELTLTALRAALQDVYQETAQSDDDQGDLTRKNLGLLGWDAAAVDDALATLRGTTVYQEPLATLPTAIPAGLPVRYDPVDLQLICTGPMTDADRQQLEGLSADAAYRAAILALWDAPRDAVASRMKALRPPTYATRLTALPGDLDLPKPMAGRVYYDATTGSLCCRGFLSAADAEILSAASNDPAFKVAVADLRRLQLETPIADGNQFFTRAEADALFATDLGAAGRFRIVQAKLGPVVRKLLTETAVKQHLGTATGLDAATVEALLGTWLPTVPIATFLAPEYVGSDPAVPVIRSGFPAQYVALTQLHRVALLLTRAGIGARDLPLSCGYVSAGWLDLNTLPRADVAGASPLFGPLLRLLALLRLRTAVPTVGAVFAAVGTAGSTVASVLAALSTETGWNLDDVTVLAGLLGLDQVAEFADERNLLALTGAVRVIQRLGVSATRAGAWLAAEPTAQAGEAAWQAAKAKYALPDWPAVGGPLQDKLRELQRSALLSYLVANPIMVDGAPAWSDEIGVHNYFLLDVEMGPCQQTTRLAQAIYSVQLFIERCRLHLEPTADDGSRYAWPRWEWMQEYRLWEANQKIFLYPENYTEPELRAGKSPFFVDVENELLQGEVTNDAVEATFLNYLEQLNGVARLQPCGMYSYYNEKLFETTLYVFARTESTPRQYYFRQFTYDGQELQYGIGEWTPWQHIELDIEGETLVPVVWNERLYIFWLSFVEVAEPQPIKFPPDNGVIPLPDKHWEIKLNWSQYVNGQWQAKKISQQVLSTAIPPYQEVIGPFVYPLTPPEDAKRKDLYVCRPAIDPTSGDLVIWCMLNGTWDYSFTFPISITFTKGVAGGFQLSSRRGTVSVAPLTLRPPGDIPPIVPVPTNTYTQNNEFVERPDGDGKLWLPSQEDPLTMLRRMDRTPGATPFRVLYPHQYFRNWENLAMFFTDATRTYLVEPFKYYQPDPGTERPLPALARALASGRTPIAAAAPPALLTGPPPAVPPGAALQPPVSGTLVVPGPAPASDLGAVVPAASDGWEFLMAKFVRFYHPHVELFIGTLTNFGLEALFDPVLQADPESFLPVRFNFGSEPDSVYAANAGAVAQPYPDEPVAFEDDDAYATYNWELFFHIPLMIAERLSANQRFEEAQQWFHRIFDPTATAGTGPQRYWRTKPFAQKTDPDYQKERIEKILAALGTGDTEAEQAVFNWIDNPFQPDAVARLRTTAYQKAVVMKYLDNLIAWGDQLFRRDTMESINQATQLYLLASELLGRRPEEVTDRAEPAPKSYLELVSTPGQDAVTLAEHLVPMPGGSVHPTITPTTGSGYLNYFRLPRNEKLLGYWDTVADRLFKIRHCQNIDGTERPAALFGPPIDPGLLVRAAAAGVDLSTVLDDINAPLPHYRFSTMLAKAKELAAEVKSFGSTLLTALEKRDAEVLARLRSTQELAVLRAVRDVKQQQVDEAAAALEATVRSKATAEAKQKYYQDKKLTNDKEDAHQRLTMETFGNLEIARTINMIASVISALPDAKLGTPTTIGVTWGSSNIIAGLRGISEAHVAGVGMKQGRAQLSATLGGYDHRFEDWQFQAAQAGLEANQLEQQIQTGIIKLQIAQHELANQDLQISNAKATDELLHAKFTNQELYDWMAGQISTTYFQAYQLAYDVAKRAERSYRHELGVDDSNFVKFGYWDSLHKGLLAGEKLATDLGRMDAAYCEANAREFELSKRISIAQLDPDALQSLKQTGRCFVSLPEALFDLDTPGHFRRRIKSLSITVPCVAGPYTGVNLTATLLRSSIRVDPRTGDYPRKQNDPRFRDAAGSVESIVTSAGQEDAGLFETNLRDERYLPFEGAGVISEWELSLPDKFRQFDYESITDVVLHLRYTARQGGSGLGADAVGQLTDALDRWVHAGGGQGMFRGFSVRREFADQWSRFLQPAGSSDPQVTLTLSKDRFPYLFRDHRLTVDKPTVVLVLSRAAVGVYRTATALQVQASTPSGPDGATLSPGPDGQPQGRLTKVNAEITETAADWVLSIPRTVIAQLPESLRTTDNLLQPGVVEDLLLVCHYTVAEIGTDG; this comes from the coding sequence GTGCGCCGGCCGGACGGCGGCGCGGTCGCCGGGCTCGAGGTCCGCGCCGGAGTGCGCCGGTTGCGGTCGACCGAGGAGCTGGGGAGCGCGACGACCGGCGCCGACGGCACGTACACGATCGTGTTCCCGCCGCGCGGGTCCGGGTTCGACCTCGTTGTCGAAGCATCGGTCGACGGCCGGACGTGGTCGGTCGTCCGTCCGTCGGCGACCGCCGATGAGGTGGTGGACCTGCAGGTTCCTGGCGCGCCGGCACCCGAGTACGCCCGGGCCGTCGGCGCCGTCGAGCCGCATCTCGACGGGCAGCAGCTGACCGCGCTGACCGAGCCGGGCGACTACGAGTTCCTGGCCCGGGCGTCCGGAGTCGATCCGAGTCAGGTCGAGGCACTCGCGGTCGCGAGTCGGCATGCGGCCGCGACCGGTCTGCCGGCGGAGCAGTTCTACGGTCTGCTGCGGATGGATCAGCCGAGCGACCTGGCCGCGCTCGCCAACGTACCGGCCAGTGAGCTCGGGGCGGCATTGACCAGGGCCGCGGACGCGGCGGTGATCGAGTCTGGTGGCAATCTGGTCCAGGAGCTTCGCGCGCGGGAGGCCGCAGCCGTCACCGGCGGCGCCGGCCTGGTCGGTCAGCTGTTCTCGAAAGCCATTCCGGACGAGGCGCAGCGGTCAGCGGTGGTGGCGGCGTACCTGGAACACCGCGATGACCTGCGGGCGTTCTGGTCAGCCGTCGGACCCGAGCCGTACGCCGCCCGGCTGAAGCTGACCTTCGAACTCGGCGCGCTGACCGACGGTGACACCGAGCTGGTCGGCTCGCTCCTGGAGAGATGCGGGCAGGTCAAGGATCTCGTCACAGCCGATGACCTGCCGGCGAAAGTGAAGGGTCGGCTGGCAGCCTGGTTCCCGACCGCGTACGTCGCGCATCGGCTGGCCGCCGCGCAGACGGCCCAGCAGACCACTGAGCGGACCACGGCGATCGATCCGGCGGCGGCGTTCCTGGCGGACAACCCCGACTTCGATCTCGTCGGTACGCCGGTGAACGCGACCTCGGTACCCGGCGAGGATGCCCGTTCAACACTCGCGGAGATTCAGCGTACGCTGAAAATCGCACCGCGCTTCGAGGCGATGCAAGCCCTTCGTACGCAGGGATTCACGTCGGCCTCGGCGGTTGTCGCGTACGGACCGGACGAGTTCGCCGACAAGCTTGCGGGCGACGTCGACGTGGACGAGGCGCGCCGGATTCACAGCCGGGCGGTGCAGGTGCATGCCGCGGCGGTCAATCTGGTCACGGACCTGCGGTCAGCGGGGCAGATCGACGTACCGTGGCTGGCTCCGTTGCAGCCGTTGACGGATCAGATCCCGAACTGGGAAGAGCTGTTCGGGTCGACCGACTACTGCGCCTGCGCCGAGTGCCGATCGCTCTACAGCCAAGCGGCGTACTTGGCCGATCTGCTGACGTTCCTGCGCGAGCTCGGCATCGACTACGGGTATCCGCGCGGCGGCGAGGGGTTCGCCGAGGCGCAGGGCGACCCGTTGAGTTCCCGCCGTCACGACCTGTGGGAGCTGAAGCTCAGCTGCGACAACACCAACCTGCAGCTGCCGTACGTCGACCTGGTCAACGAGCTCCTGGAGACGGCGGTCTCGCCGACGACTGCCGTCCCCGCTGCCGACCGGCAGACGAGTGGCGATCCGGGCCAGCTGCGGGTTCGCCCCCAGCACGTGAACGCCGGCGCGTACGCGACGTTGCGGACCGCCGTGTACCCGTGGGGGCTGCCGTTCGACCTATGGCGACTGCAGATCGGCACCGCGCTCGACCAACTCGGCGTACCCCGCGAAGCATTGCTCAGGGCAACCAGTGCGCCGGGCGCCGACTCGGCGCTCGTCGTCGAGGAAGTCCTCGGTCTGACGAAGGTGGCGGCGCAGATCGTCTCGGGGGAGGCGCTGACTCCGGCCCGTACGTTGCCGGAGTTCTGGGGGTTCCCGGCGGACACCACGCCGGACTCCCTGATCGAGGACCTGTTGCCGGTTCGTGCCGTGCTCTACCGGTCCGGGCTGAACTACGCGGACCTGGTGGCAGTACTGGAGACCAGGTTCGTCAACCTCCAGATCACGGTTGATCCAGCCGACCCGTGCAACACCGCGGGGATGCGGATCGCTCAGCTGACTACGGACGCACTCGACCGGATGCACCGCTTCGTGCGGCTGCAGCGTGCGCTCGGGTGGTTGCCGAGCGAGCTGGACCGCGCCATCGCCGCTCTCGGAGGAGGGACACTCAACCGGACCACGCTGGCGCAGTTGGCAGCGGTACGACGACTCGCCGAGCGACTCGACCTGCCCCTTGAGCGCGTGCTCGTCTTGATCGGCCGTTTCGATGGGTTCACTTATCCATCGGTCGACCAGCTACCGCTGTACGACCGATTGTTCCTCGATCCGACAGTCGTCGTGACGCAGCCGGGTGTCGCGAACCCGTTCGCGCTGAACGCCACGCGGACCGAGGTGGCAGTCAACGGACCGCTGCTGGACTCCACGGTCACGGCTGGCCTGCTGGCCGTATTGCAGGTGACGGACGAGGAGTTGTTGCTACTGGTGAACGGTCCACGGTCGGTGACGCCTGACCGTACTGTCACACTCGACAACCTGTCTGCCCTGGTCCGCACGGTGACACTGGCCAAGGCGCTCGGGTTGAGCGTCGCGGACCTGCTGCGGCTGATGGAGCTGTCTGGGCTGACCTTGCAGTCAGTGACGCTGCAGACCCCGGCTGAGGCCGAGCTGATGGGTGGACAGCTGATGCGGTTCCCCACGCCTCCGCCGCCCGTCCTTCGGGATCAGCACGAGTCGGAGCTGCAGGCCGGGGCGCTGCCGCGCTTCTCCGCGCCGCCGGTCACCTCGGCGGCCGCGATCCCGGTCGACGTCGCGCTCGACCGACTGAGCCGCCTCGCCGACGCGGTACAGGAGCTGTCCGCGTTCGGAATCGGCGATCTGGACACCATCCTGGCCGGTTCGCTCACCGGCGTGCCGGACGACGGGCAGCTGGAGCTGACGCTGACGGCGCTGCGGGCGGCACTGCAGGACGTCTACCAGGAGACCGCGCAGAGCGACGACGACCAGGGTGATCTCACCCGGAAGAACCTCGGACTGCTCGGCTGGGATGCGGCGGCCGTTGACGATGCGCTCGCGACCTTGCGGGGTACGACGGTCTATCAGGAGCCGCTCGCGACACTACCGACCGCGATACCTGCAGGTCTGCCGGTACGTTATGACCCGGTCGACCTGCAGCTGATCTGCACCGGACCGATGACGGACGCCGACCGGCAGCAACTCGAAGGTCTGAGTGCGGACGCGGCGTACCGCGCCGCGATCCTCGCTTTGTGGGACGCTCCACGCGATGCGGTCGCGAGCCGGATGAAGGCACTGCGGCCACCCACGTACGCCACGCGGCTGACCGCGCTTCCCGGTGACCTCGACCTGCCGAAGCCGATGGCGGGTCGGGTGTACTACGACGCGACCACCGGCTCGTTGTGCTGTCGCGGATTCCTGTCGGCGGCCGATGCCGAGATCCTGTCGGCGGCGTCGAACGATCCCGCCTTCAAGGTGGCGGTCGCGGACCTGCGCCGGCTGCAGCTCGAGACGCCGATTGCCGACGGCAACCAGTTCTTCACGCGGGCCGAGGCGGATGCGCTGTTCGCCACCGATCTCGGTGCGGCGGGGCGATTCCGGATCGTCCAGGCGAAGCTCGGACCGGTCGTCCGGAAGCTGCTCACCGAGACCGCGGTGAAGCAGCACCTCGGAACCGCGACCGGTCTCGATGCCGCCACCGTCGAGGCGCTGCTCGGGACCTGGCTGCCCACCGTTCCGATCGCCACGTTCCTCGCGCCGGAGTACGTCGGCAGCGATCCTGCCGTACCGGTGATCCGCTCCGGCTTCCCCGCGCAGTACGTCGCGCTGACGCAACTGCATCGGGTCGCGCTGCTGCTCACCCGAGCTGGGATCGGGGCGCGGGACCTGCCGTTGAGCTGCGGGTACGTGTCCGCCGGTTGGCTGGATCTCAATACCTTGCCGCGGGCGGACGTCGCGGGCGCGTCCCCGTTGTTCGGACCGCTCCTCAGGTTGCTCGCGTTGCTGCGGCTACGGACCGCCGTACCGACGGTGGGCGCGGTCTTCGCTGCGGTTGGTACGGCCGGGAGCACGGTGGCCTCGGTGCTTGCCGCGCTCAGTACGGAGACCGGCTGGAACCTCGACGACGTCACGGTGCTGGCAGGGCTCCTCGGCCTCGACCAGGTCGCCGAGTTCGCCGACGAACGGAACCTGCTGGCGCTCACTGGCGCGGTCAGGGTCATCCAGCGGCTGGGCGTGTCCGCGACTCGCGCCGGCGCCTGGCTGGCCGCCGAACCGACCGCGCAGGCTGGTGAAGCCGCGTGGCAGGCGGCGAAGGCCAAGTACGCGCTGCCGGACTGGCCGGCAGTCGGCGGGCCACTCCAGGACAAGCTGCGTGAGCTCCAGCGGTCCGCGTTGCTGTCGTACCTGGTGGCGAACCCGATCATGGTCGACGGGGCGCCGGCCTGGTCGGACGAGATCGGCGTACACAACTACTTCCTGCTCGACGTCGAGATGGGCCCGTGCCAGCAGACGACCCGTCTCGCCCAGGCGATCTACAGCGTGCAACTGTTCATCGAGCGCTGCCGGCTGCACCTGGAACCGACCGCGGACGACGGTTCGCGCTACGCGTGGCCGCGCTGGGAGTGGATGCAGGAATACCGCCTGTGGGAGGCGAACCAGAAGATCTTCCTGTACCCGGAGAACTACACCGAACCCGAGCTACGGGCCGGGAAGTCGCCGTTCTTCGTCGACGTCGAGAACGAACTGCTCCAGGGCGAGGTGACGAACGACGCCGTCGAAGCGACCTTCCTGAACTACCTCGAGCAACTCAACGGCGTAGCCCGGCTGCAGCCGTGCGGCATGTACAGCTACTACAACGAGAAGCTGTTCGAGACGACGCTGTACGTCTTCGCCCGGACCGAGTCGACGCCGCGGCAGTACTACTTCCGCCAGTTCACGTACGACGGTCAGGAGCTGCAGTACGGGATCGGCGAATGGACGCCGTGGCAGCACATCGAGCTGGACATCGAGGGCGAGACCCTGGTCCCGGTCGTCTGGAACGAGCGGCTCTACATCTTCTGGCTGAGTTTCGTCGAGGTGGCCGAACCGCAGCCGATCAAGTTCCCGCCGGACAACGGCGTCATCCCGCTGCCGGACAAACATTGGGAGATCAAGCTCAACTGGAGCCAGTACGTCAACGGGCAATGGCAGGCGAAGAAGATCTCGCAGCAGGTGCTCAGCACCGCGATCCCGCCGTATCAAGAGGTGATCGGCCCATTCGTCTACCCGCTGACGCCACCCGAGGACGCGAAGCGGAAGGATCTGTACGTCTGCCGGCCGGCGATCGATCCCACCAGCGGCGACCTGGTCATCTGGTGCATGCTGAACGGCACCTGGGACTACTCCTTCACGTTCCCGATCTCGATCACGTTCACCAAGGGCGTCGCGGGAGGTTTCCAGTTGAGCTCCCGCCGCGGGACGGTGAGCGTCGCTCCACTGACGCTGCGTCCGCCGGGAGACATTCCGCCGATCGTGCCGGTGCCGACCAACACGTACACGCAGAACAACGAGTTCGTGGAGCGGCCGGACGGCGACGGCAAGCTGTGGCTCCCGTCGCAGGAGGACCCGCTGACGATGCTGCGGCGGATGGATCGGACACCGGGCGCCACGCCGTTCCGGGTGCTGTACCCACACCAGTACTTCCGGAACTGGGAGAACCTGGCGATGTTCTTCACCGACGCGACCCGGACGTACCTGGTCGAGCCGTTCAAGTACTACCAGCCGGACCCGGGGACCGAGCGCCCGCTGCCCGCGCTCGCCCGCGCGCTCGCCTCCGGCCGTACGCCGATCGCTGCCGCCGCGCCACCTGCGTTGCTGACTGGACCGCCTCCCGCGGTCCCGCCGGGTGCCGCGCTCCAGCCGCCGGTGAGTGGCACGCTGGTTGTGCCCGGCCCGGCGCCGGCAAGTGACCTCGGCGCGGTGGTGCCCGCGGCGTCGGACGGCTGGGAGTTCCTGATGGCGAAGTTCGTCAGGTTCTACCACCCGCACGTCGAGCTGTTCATCGGGACACTGACCAATTTCGGACTCGAGGCGCTGTTCGATCCGGTGCTGCAGGCCGATCCGGAGAGCTTCCTGCCGGTACGCTTCAACTTCGGTAGCGAGCCGGACTCGGTGTACGCCGCCAACGCCGGCGCGGTCGCGCAACCGTACCCGGACGAGCCGGTCGCCTTCGAGGACGACGACGCGTACGCGACGTACAACTGGGAGCTGTTCTTCCATATCCCGTTGATGATTGCCGAGCGGCTTTCGGCGAATCAGCGGTTCGAGGAGGCCCAGCAGTGGTTCCACCGGATCTTCGATCCGACCGCGACGGCCGGGACCGGGCCGCAGCGGTACTGGCGGACCAAGCCGTTCGCGCAGAAGACCGATCCCGATTATCAGAAGGAGCGGATCGAGAAGATCCTCGCCGCGCTGGGCACGGGGGACACCGAGGCCGAGCAAGCGGTGTTCAACTGGATCGACAATCCGTTCCAGCCGGATGCCGTCGCGCGGCTACGGACCACGGCGTACCAGAAGGCCGTCGTGATGAAGTACCTCGACAACCTGATCGCGTGGGGCGACCAGTTGTTCCGGCGCGACACGATGGAGTCGATCAACCAGGCCACCCAGTTGTACCTGCTCGCCTCGGAGCTCCTGGGCCGCCGGCCGGAGGAGGTCACCGACCGGGCCGAGCCGGCGCCGAAGAGCTATCTGGAGCTGGTCAGCACACCCGGCCAGGATGCGGTCACGCTCGCGGAGCACCTGGTACCGATGCCCGGTGGATCAGTGCACCCGACGATCACGCCGACCACCGGCAGCGGGTACCTGAACTATTTCCGGCTGCCGCGCAACGAGAAGCTCCTCGGGTACTGGGACACGGTCGCGGATCGGCTGTTCAAAATCCGGCACTGCCAGAACATCGACGGTACCGAACGGCCGGCCGCGTTGTTCGGGCCGCCGATCGATCCAGGTCTGCTGGTCCGGGCCGCGGCCGCCGGCGTCGATCTCAGTACGGTTCTCGACGACATCAACGCGCCGCTGCCGCACTACCGGTTCAGCACGATGCTGGCCAAGGCGAAGGAGCTCGCGGCCGAGGTCAAGTCGTTCGGTTCGACGCTGCTGACCGCGCTGGAGAAGCGTGACGCGGAGGTCCTCGCGCGGCTCCGGTCGACGCAGGAGCTCGCCGTACTGCGCGCCGTTCGGGACGTAAAGCAGCAGCAGGTCGACGAGGCCGCGGCGGCGCTGGAGGCGACGGTCCGGTCGAAGGCGACGGCCGAGGCGAAGCAGAAGTACTACCAGGACAAGAAACTGACGAACGACAAGGAGGACGCGCACCAGCGGCTCACCATGGAAACGTTCGGCAACCTGGAGATCGCGCGGACGATCAACATGATCGCCAGTGTGATCAGCGCGCTGCCGGACGCCAAGCTGGGTACGCCGACCACCATCGGCGTGACGTGGGGCAGTAGCAACATCATCGCCGGGCTGCGGGGGATCTCCGAGGCGCATGTCGCCGGGGTCGGGATGAAGCAGGGCCGCGCGCAACTCTCGGCGACGCTCGGTGGCTACGACCACCGCTTCGAGGACTGGCAGTTCCAGGCGGCGCAGGCCGGGCTCGAGGCGAACCAGCTGGAGCAGCAGATCCAGACCGGCATCATCAAACTCCAGATCGCGCAACACGAGCTGGCCAATCAGGACCTGCAGATCTCGAACGCGAAGGCGACGGACGAGCTGCTGCACGCGAAGTTCACCAATCAGGAGCTGTACGACTGGATGGCCGGCCAGATCTCGACGACGTACTTCCAGGCGTACCAACTGGCGTACGACGTGGCGAAGCGGGCCGAACGCTCGTACCGGCACGAACTCGGCGTCGACGACTCGAACTTCGTGAAGTTCGGCTACTGGGACAGCCTGCACAAGGGCCTGCTGGCCGGCGAGAAGCTGGCCACCGACCTCGGCCGGATGGACGCGGCGTACTGCGAGGCGAACGCCCGCGAGTTCGAGCTGAGCAAACGGATCTCGATCGCCCAGCTGGACCCGGACGCGCTGCAGAGCCTGAAGCAGACCGGGCGGTGCTTCGTTTCGTTGCCGGAGGCATTGTTCGACCTGGATACGCCGGGCCATTTCCGGCGCCGGATCAAGAGCCTGAGCATCACGGTGCCGTGCGTGGCCGGGCCGTACACCGGTGTCAATCTGACCGCGACCTTGCTGCGGAGCTCGATACGGGTCGATCCGCGCACCGGGGACTATCCGCGCAAGCAGAACGATCCGCGGTTCCGGGACGCGGCCGGGAGCGTCGAGTCGATCGTGACCAGCGCCGGGCAGGAGGACGCCGGGCTGTTCGAGACGAACCTGCGCGACGAGCGGTATCTGCCGTTCGAAGGCGCCGGCGTGATCAGCGAGTGGGAGTTGAGCCTGCCGGACAAGTTCCGGCAGTTCGACTACGAGTCGATCACCGATGTCGTACTCCATCTGCGCTACACGGCACGCCAAGGCGGCAGCGGACTGGGGGCCGACGCCGTCGGGCAGCTCACCGACGCGCTCGACAGGTGGGTGCACGCCGGTGGCGGTCAGGGGATGTTCCGGGGCTTCAGCGTTCGCCGCGAGTTCGCGGACCAGTGGAGCCGGTTCCTGCAGCCGGCCGGTTCGTCCGACCCGCAAGTCACTCTGACCCTGTCCAAGGATCGCTTCCCGTATCTGTTCCGCGATCACCGCCTGACTGTCGACAAGCCGACGGTTGTCCTGGTGCTGTCGAGAGCGGCCGTCGGCGTCTACCGAACCGCTACTGCCTTGCAGGTGCAGGCCTCGACGCCGAGCGGGCCGGACGGGGCGACGCTGAGCCCGGGGCCGGATGGTCAGCCGCAGGGCCGACTGACCAAGGTCAACGCCGAAATCACCGAAACGGCGGCCGACTGGGTGCTGTCCATTCCGCGTACGGTGATCGCACAGCTGCCGGAATCCCTGCGGACAACGGACAACCTCCTGCAGCCCGGCGTCGTCGAAGATCTGCTCCTGGTCTGTCACTACACGGTCGCGGAGATCGGGACCGATGGCTGA
- a CDS encoding Kelch repeat-containing protein, producing the protein MADPAWTAAADLPIAGWWAGQTSLLRLKDREALLLTGGEDSRRQPLGASWIYEAGAWHATGPVVLPRRLAGVTLLGDGRVLVTGGLIGEPTRPEVPTAAAEIFDPVAEKWTVAGALQQARFAHTATSLPDGRVLVAGGNAIRSADSNRALRSVEIFNPGSGASELVEPMTDPRFAHIDVPLLDGRILLVGGAVVAGPGLYGAQALCELYQPSTGLWTATGNLEIGRKGHQATRLLDGSVLVSGGDGRGLQSWEYERYSQTATEVFEPDKGTWKRVGEMAWGRSHHRDVLLPSGRVLQVGGTDSGSFDAGYRNAAVYDPATSAWTETVAPTVGRFGFAAGLVDGRVLIAGGLNRSGAATFAAGADVVTASAECYQGAS; encoded by the coding sequence ATGGCTGACCCGGCGTGGACCGCTGCCGCGGATCTGCCCATCGCCGGTTGGTGGGCGGGACAGACGAGCCTGCTGCGGCTGAAGGACCGGGAGGCGTTGCTGCTCACCGGTGGAGAAGACAGTCGCCGACAACCGCTCGGTGCCAGCTGGATCTACGAGGCCGGCGCCTGGCACGCGACCGGTCCCGTCGTTCTTCCCCGGCGGCTCGCCGGTGTGACCCTGCTCGGCGACGGCCGGGTCCTGGTGACCGGTGGTCTCATCGGGGAACCAACGCGACCGGAGGTGCCGACGGCCGCTGCCGAGATCTTCGACCCGGTCGCGGAGAAGTGGACCGTGGCCGGCGCACTGCAGCAGGCCCGGTTCGCGCACACCGCGACGTCGCTCCCGGACGGCCGGGTACTAGTTGCCGGTGGCAACGCTATCCGTTCGGCGGACTCCAATCGGGCGCTCCGCTCGGTGGAGATCTTCAACCCCGGATCAGGGGCCTCGGAGCTGGTCGAGCCGATGACGGACCCACGGTTCGCCCACATCGACGTACCGTTGCTCGACGGCCGGATCCTGCTCGTCGGGGGAGCGGTGGTGGCCGGGCCAGGGCTGTACGGCGCTCAGGCGTTGTGTGAGCTCTACCAGCCGTCGACCGGGCTCTGGACAGCGACCGGCAACCTGGAGATCGGGCGAAAGGGGCATCAGGCGACCCGCTTGCTGGACGGGAGCGTCCTGGTCAGCGGCGGCGACGGTCGTGGATTGCAGAGCTGGGAGTACGAGCGTTACAGCCAGACGGCGACCGAGGTGTTCGAACCGGACAAAGGCACCTGGAAGCGGGTCGGTGAGATGGCGTGGGGCCGCAGTCACCATCGGGACGTGCTGCTGCCGTCGGGCCGGGTACTGCAGGTGGGCGGGACGGACAGTGGTTCGTTCGACGCCGGGTACCGGAACGCGGCGGTGTACGACCCGGCGACCTCGGCCTGGACCGAGACGGTCGCGCCGACCGTTGGCCGCTTCGGGTTCGCCGCCGGGCTGGTGGACGGACGGGTGTTGATCGCGGGCGGGTTGAACCGGTCCGGAGCCGCGACGTTCGCCGCGGGGGCGGATGTCGTGACGGCTTCCGCCGAGTGTTACCAGGGGGCATCGTGA